A region of the Sardina pilchardus chromosome 3, fSarPil1.1, whole genome shotgun sequence genome:
gcgctctagaaacacctcaagatgcgttagcgtcttcgcatgatttctaaactcagttgtaaattcaattcaccttgacccccccccccccccccctaaatattttctcatcggatctgcacgaaccatgtaagtcacctatttttgattcaaaacggcgaatttcgccgaaaggtgaggagtttgcatgcctgtgcaAGGGCAGCTGGACATACAGAGCGCATCAGGGCAAGAATAAGACTAGCACCGCTGGTCCCTAATCAAAGGGTCAACAACAATGGAAACCCGTGATGCGCATCCTGAACCATGATTAGAtagaataataattattatcaaATCAGGGACATATGATCTTCAGGTGATGTGCTgactgtttgcgtgtgtgtgtgtgtgtgtgtgtgtgtatgtgtgtgtgtttgtttgcttgtttgagtgtgtgggtttgtgtgtgtgtttgtgtgtgtgtgtgtgtttattagtttgactgtgtgtgtttgtttatttgagagtgtgtgtgtgtgtgtcttacgtaGACGGTGAAGTGTCGTGGAGCGCTGCTGATGTTGCCGGTGGGGCTGAGGGCTTTGGGGATGTGCTCCAGGCAGAAGGAGGAGGGCAGCACACTCAGGGACAGACGGATCACCAGGTAGCCCTGAGAACCCTTAAAGGCCCAGCAGTTCCCCGGGAACACatcaggctgagagagagagagggagggggagagagagagagagagagagagagagagagagagagagagatggggagagagggagacatggggagagagagagagagagatgggggggggagagggagacatgggggggacaaggagagagagaaagagagagagagagagatagacagggagagaggcagagacagacagaaagagagatggagaaagagagataaagagatggggagagacagacacagagggagagaagggagagagagagagagatgtgttaaTCTACCATTCCTTTTGAGGATGAATGATTACCCAATGCAGGTTAGTGGTCAGCTAGGAGCGACTAGTTACAGCATCCCCCTTCATCCATTTCATCTGGTTCAATAAAACCTCAATGGctataaacacatttcacttttATCACTACAAACAAGTCTAAGACTTTATACTACACAtttagctttgtgtgtgtgtgtgtgtgtgtgtgtgtgtgtgtgtgtatgtgtgtgtactcacctgTATGACCACGCGTGGGGACTGAGAGAAGTACCAGAGGGGCAGTCCAAACAGACTCATGAGGGCAGTCTTGGTCTCGTAGGTCTCCGAACAGCGAGTGCTCAGGATGCTGCCACCTGacaacacacagaggacacaggTGTGGATCAACACAGGTGTAGCAGATCACAGGTGTGGATAAACAGGTGTAGATCAACACAGGTGTATCTGATCCCAGGTGTGGATCAACACAGGTGTGGATGAACAGGTGTAGATCAACACAGGTGTCAGGCACCGTGCTGGAATTCAGGCATGGGTAGGGTCATTTGTTACCTTGCTTTACGCCTTGAGCGTCTAAAACAAACTCTTAAACTATTATCTTTTAAGCTTCATGCTGAGTAGCTCTACACTCTAACTGTTCTAAAGTGCTCCTAACTCTGCAAAACCTTGACACACAAGTGGaaaaaggtggtgtgtgtggttttgtgaaaaCCATCATTCTCAaccatcactctctcccacacacacacacacacaatccctggATAGTGAGCATTTATCTTTTAATCTCTGAAATTACCAAGGATTTAggcgtgacctttgacctcccccAGACCCTGCACTCACTGACCACTTTGTGTAAGACACATcacgagtgtgtgtctgagtgtgtgtgtgtgtgtgtgtgtgtgtgactgcctaCTGCTCTGACTCAGGCCTGATCACAATGACCAACACCCAATAAAGCCAGCCACACCAATGTGCACACACTGGCCGTCCGTACGGAAAGACCCTCAGAACTGTCCATGTGTTCTGAGCAGAATAGTGGTAGTTGAGCACCTTGGGTCAATTGCATTGCATTTAAAGGgacaccgattagcattaagctttgtatctttagaaaaccagtcatgtttttgaatggtcgtgcatcattccctcggtttgccttgagatgatagaaatacggatttcaatgttggacttcctcctttcaatgatgtaaaaatcatcattttacatcattgaaagcaggaagtcctattcatgggtttcattgaaattcatatttctcccatctcaaggcaaactgagggaatgatgcataaATGAAGGTgactaaaatgtgtgtgtgtgtgtgtgtgtgtgtgtgtgtgtgtgtgtgtgtgtgtatatgtatggctgtgcattagtgtgtgtgtgtgtgtgtgtgggtgtgtgtgtacgtgtgtgtgtacctccagaCTCCAGGGCATAGTCCACCTTCCCGGTGCGGTCCTGGGAGTAGAGTCTCAAGGCGTTCTGGACGATGAGGTGGACATCCTAcacgaggagagagggaagggtgaGGGCACAGGGTTAAAGGTCACTTAAGGTCACTTCAGGCCCCCGTGCTCATCACGTTCGCTTTGAATTTGATTGAACAAATTCAATCATGCTTCAAGTAGGGCGAACAGATTTATTACTCAGATTTCAAAAGGTCCATAAAAGGACATTTTCAACTTAATAAATTACAATCCAATGTAGTCGTTTTTTGAAAGGCCTTTTGGCATTTCCAGTGACATTTACGAATTTTCCATGAAATccaatattctctctctgtcccccccccccccgccccccacacacacactccgagtgGCCAGAGTGAGTGACGCATCTACAGTTCTCAGAGGAGACGAGCTGGCTTAAGTGTCTCTCTTGAGTAGTCGTACGCATACAGCATTTCTCACTCTCAGTATTCTCTCAGTCTggttgtatctctctctctcacacacacactcacctgttcgTTCATCCCTGCGgccagggcagtgtgtgtgacgCTCTGCGTGACCGTCTCGGCGCAGGCGGGCTGCCTGTTCTGCTCCAGCTGCAGGGACACGTTACCCAGAATGCTCTTCTCCAGGGCGGCGAGCGAGGCGTGCAGGTCGTCTCCGCGGATGAAGCGGGCGGACAGCCACTGGAGCAGAGACTCGGGCAGCCCAGCGTCGTCCGCCCCCGCACCTGCCCCAGCACCCGCCTCGCCGCCGTAGAACAGAGCCTGCAGCTCACGCCGCACCTCCGCGCTCACCTGCGCAGACACCTGGGCagacacctaacacacacacacacacacacacatataagcacaaacacatacagattcGCATGCATTTTTGACGCACTGACCAAATGAATAGCATTATTCTCACAGTAAAAGGAAACACATGAGTGGGTGATCCCTGACAatcagatgtgtgtatgtgtggatctGGAAGTCACCTCCAGATTCAGGAAGtagggagtttgtgtgtgtgtgtatgtgtgtgtgtgtgtgtgtgtgtgtgtgtgtctgtgtctgtgtctgtgtgtgtgtgtgtgtgtgtacacatgcgtCTCTTACAGTGTCTTTCAGGGTGTCCAGCTGCTCACAGCGCCCACGGCATCCCATAACGCCCTGGAGGTCGTCTCTGATACGGCCCAGCTCCGCCTCCAACCGCCCCACCTGCTGCAGCAAAGCATCATGGTCCTCCTGGCCCACCCCCACACTGGGAGAGAGAAACGAGAAAGAAACGAGTGAGAAACGAGTGATAAACGACTGATAAACGAGAGGGAAAGGTGGAACAAGTGAGAAACGAGTGAGAAACGAGTGATAAACGAGAAGGAACCGAGAGAGAAACGAGTGAGAAATGAGTGATAAACGAGAGGGAAATGTGGAACAAGTGAGaaacgagagagaaaagagtgagggagggggagactGGACATGTACTTTATGTACTTGTGTCTGGATATTGAGTGATTGGGTGAGGGAGTGAAAGCTTATTGGTTGAGGCCGCTGGGAGGGGTGAGTGGGTGAAAGTTGATTGGTTGAGGTGGATGtgaggggtgggtgagtgaaAGCTGATTGATTGAAGCCAATTTCAGGAGTGAGTGAAAGTTTATTGGTTGAGGTAGATGCaaggtgtgagtgagagagacctgATTGGTTGGGGCTGATGTgagaggtgtgtttgtgaaagctGATTGGTTGAGGTAGATGCaaggtgtgagtgagagagacctgATTGGTTGGGGCTGATGTGAGAGGTGTGTTTCTGAAAGCTGATTGGTTGGGGCTGATACGAGAGATGCGTTTGTGAAAGCTGATTGGTTGAGGGGTCCTACCtgactggaggaggaggagggacggcTGCTTCTGCTTCCTGATCCTTCTGCTTATGCTGCACCTCCTGCAGGACCAAACACACAAAGGATGTCACAgttatgtgtacacacacacacacacacacacacacaccccttagccCTTACACAgactatgtacacacacacacactaagtcaGTCATATGACAGGCAACACATCTGTTGTGacgtgtacacacgcacacacgcacacacgcacacacgcacacacgcacacacacacacagactgatggacatatacatacacacacacacagagagacagacctcaGTCTTGGTGGCCAGTGCCTGCAGCAGGATCTCCAGTTCAGCTAGCCGAGTCTTATGAGCTGTCTGCTCCACCACATACTGCtcctgagactgagagagagggagagagaggggggagagagagggagagagaggggggggggggagacagagaggggggggagagggagagagagagagagaggaacagagagagagagagagggatatgagaTTCAACGCTCTTACACCCAATCTCCTAGTTCCATTATTTGTATCTGAAGTAGTAACACCGTCTTCAATCTTCACAGATGAGATTGTATTTTCCccatctctgtctcacacacacacacacatgcacatgcacacgcacacacacacacacacacacacacacacacacaaagtaaaggctgaaaacaacacagcacacttcacaaacacccccccacaaccccctcttcctcccgtgtcaatcaaccaaccaatcccggcctcttcctcccccccccccctcacctctgcCCTCTGATTGGCCTGCTGCTCCAGGTCGGCTCTGAGCGCGCTCAGCTTGTCCTCCAGCAGGCCGGAGACCCAGAGGCCGAGCGTGTGGCGGTCGGTGTGCGAGCGCAGCTGCTCCTCCAGGCTCCGGTGCCGGCCCAGCGCCTCGccgtgctgctgctcctgccgctgctccccctgctggacGCTCTGCAGCAGCGCGGCCACGCGCCCCTCCAGCAGGGACAGCCGCTCGCCGTCCGCAGCCAGCGCAGCCAGCAGACGAGCCTCAGCCTCGGACTGCTGAGAGAGGGGACGGTGGGacgggggggaggagagagagggagagacagaagagagagagggagggagagagagagagggaggaaggtagagagagagaaagagagagagagagaaggagagagagaggaatggagtgaAAATGAGTTACATGTAATGTTGTATACGGTAATATTTAGTGAGAATAAGAGGGAGAACGAGTGTGTTCAATGTCCCTAGTCAGCTGgagcacacaaatacatgtgtgtgtgtgtgtgtgtgtgtgtgtgatatgtgtgcgtgcgtgtgtgatatgtctgatatatgtgtgtgcgtttgtgatatgtgtgtgcgtgcgccgtgcgtatgtgcgtgtatgtgcgtgcgtgtgtgtgtgtgtgtacgtgtgttatAAGTGTGTAGTGCTCCTACCTGTTGGACGGAGGGTGTGGCGGGCGCGGGGGTGGAGAcggggggcagtgggggggcCTGCTCCACGGGGGGGTCGGCGGCGGGGGACAGTGAGGGGGAGGGCAGCAGCGAGTACAGCGACTCAGAGCTCCACTCCGTCAGGTTGACCGCGGGCAGCAGGCCCAACAGGCTGGACGGACCCAGGTACCAcagacctgcagagagagagagggagggagagagagagagagagtgagagagagagagagggagagagagagggagagggagagggagagagagagggagagggagagagagagagagagggagagagagagagtgagggggaggagggagggatggggagagagaggaagagggagagagggatggagaaagagggagggagaaatggggagagagaggagcaaaaCAAGAATGACAacaaagcattaaaaaaaagctaaacacacattttatttgatttatttatgaaaAATACGGCACGCTTTctgttttgagtttgtgtgcgcgtatgtgtttacatgtgtgtgcgtgtgtggtgggatgatgttcctttgtgtgtgtgtgtgtgtgatgggataATATTCCTTTGTGTGTGCCATTTTACAGGCCAACGTAAGAGCTTCCACTCGGCCCCAGGAGTGGAGGCCAAGTCATGCAGATAAgtaagtgtgaagtgtgtgtgagtggctgagagagagagagagaaggagtgtgtgagagagaaataaagagagaaagagagagagagagagagagagagagagagagagagagagagagagagagagagagagagagagagagagagatacaaccAGACTGAGAGAATACTGACAGTGAGAAGTGCTGTATGCGTACGACTACTCAAGAGAGACACTTCAGCCAGCTCGTCTCCTCTGAGAACTGTAGATGCGTCACTCACTCCGGCcactcggagtgtgtgtgtgtgtgtgtaaatgtgtgtgtgtgtgtgtcagaagtcAATCCCAGAAGAACATTATCACTCAGGGGGCATGTGCTGGCTCTGCCTTGACACAtctttagagagagaggagtgagtgtgtgtgtgtgtgtgtgtgtgtgtgtgtgtgtgtgtgtgtgtgtgtgtgtgtgtgtgtgtgtgtgtgtgtgtgtgtgtggaaggggtgGGGTGCTAACTAGGTTACGTCGgtcacacatagacactcacCTAGAAGtagcaggaggagcagcagaaaCGGCAAGAGCTTCCATAGTTTGGGCAGGCAcctgagaaacaaacacacacacacacacacagttatgaaCAAGAACatctgtgtgtaatgtgtgagtgtgtgcgagccTAGGAGGATTCAAATCTAAGGCGATGTTGGACTGTCTTAGGGCTAACCCTAGGTTAACAGTCAACCCGCCGGCCCTCGAaatcccctctgtgtgtgtgtgtgtgtgtgtgtgtgtgtgtgtgtgtgtgtattcagattCTTTAATAGACTTCTAGAGGCAGGGGTCATGTGCATGAGCTCAAGTCCAGTCACTGCTCCGTCGTACCACCTCTATAAACCCCGTCTCATGAGATCACACTCCacgcctagtgtgtgtgtgagtgtgtgtgtgtgtgtgtgtgtgtgtttctccgtcAAGCCTCCTCTAtaaaccccccccctctcatgagaacacacaccacgtcTCCCCGCTCGGCTCCGGTAATAAAAGGTCAGTGACTGCTAATAATGGAAGGCAAATTCAATCTCTGTAAGACATGAGGCATAACTGCAAGATCAAAATCTTGTCTCTCGTGTGCTTAatcacacggtgtgtgtgtgtgtgtgtgtgtgtgtgtgtgtgtgagactggccTTGTGATATGACGAGATGTGCTCGGACTTCCTCAGCCAGAGCAGGGCTTGCCTTAAAGCGTAACTCTCGCCAAAATCAATCCAAGgatatttttgtgaatgtacccgAGTCAAACTTTACATTTAAAAGCATAATTAGCGCCACTTTTAAGCTTGTTCGTTTTGCCCCTAGTCAATTGGCATTTTTAATGGGAATGAACTCTGAGAacattgtttgtgtacacagaGTTTACTAACAGAAAGGATGTAATTATGCTTTTAAAGGAACATTTGACTAAGATGCATTTTGCAGAGAGTTCCGCTTCAAGAGCAGGTAAGGACTGGGCTAAACAGCCCAGGGTATGAGTGTGGGGCCCTGCAGCATTGGGAAGTGTGCATAGGAGCATGTGTACTGGACAGGGAGGGTTATGGTGggggtgtaaatgtgtgtgtgtgtgtgtgtgtgtgtgtgtatacacactgtGATTTTCTCACCTGGTCAGGAAGAAGACATTGAGCAGGGACATGAGTGTGACCAACTGGTACCATGCTGCCCCTAGCCACCAGAACACCGCCTTCGCGGCcttccctacacacacgcacgcacacatacacacatgcacacacacaggtaggatagagaagaaaaaaaagaggcataaTTAGCAATAAACTCGTATTATCCTGTAGGGTGTTTTCCAGCTGTGCTAAGATGAGcatgagacagagacatgagACTAAAAGCAGGagtttcctacacacacacacacaaaagactgtGCAGGAGTTCAGTACAGCTGAAGTCAGAAGCAGATGATCTCGAGAGTACTGGCAGTACAAATGCAAAACACTGCATAATTAAGAGCCAAATCTGTCAGCGATTGACTGCCTGCCGTTGAGCAGCGACAACAATCTTCTCGTAAACAGATCCGTTGTTTGCGTGCAGTTTGGAATTTCTGCTGATGGCGCAAAGCAAGAGTTaagggccttgtgtgtgtgagactgagttcactaagagagagagagagagagagagacagacagacagtgtgggtgggtgtgtttattGGGTGTGTCTGAATCGACTGCGAGTGTGTATTGAGAGCAAGTTTGCATATTGAGTAAGAATgtaagagggtgtgtgtatgtcgatTAAtagtgtaaatatgtgtgtgtgtgtgtgtgttgattaatAGTGtaaacgtgtctgtgtgtgtgcgtgtgtgtgtgtgagtgaattgaTTAATGGTTTaaacgcatgcgtgtgtgtgttgattaatGGAGTAgacatgtctatgtgtgtgtgcgcgttgatTAATAGTgtaaatgtgtcagtgtgtgtgtgtgtgcgtgcgtgtgtgtgtgtgtgtgttgagtgctgaCCTGGAGCTAAGACGACAAGCCACAGCAGGGCCAGCAGCTTCCTGGTTCCGCTGGCTCCGGCGGAGGCGATGGCAcgacacacctgcagcacaccTGCACCTGGACCACACCCACCGGGAGAGACAACCAATCAGCTGCCAGCTCACAGAACGCCCCTCTACCACAGCGCTCACTGGCTTGTTCATCTAAAGTTgaggttcagaccaaagattcccgacgagacgagacgagccgagccgcaacgttctaaaaccttgcgactgcgactcaacatgtttaatgctctgtcacggcttgcaactacatgcaacttctaattcacaccgctgcaactccgtctcgtcgcgtcgggaatctttggtgtgaattgggcttaactGTGCTACTGATTTCAATGAGGCTACGCATTAATGCACATCATTGACCAAAAGCCGTGAACATTAACCTTACAGGATTGAACTTTTGGAGGAACTTTAACATTAattattaaacaaacaaacaaacaaacacaaaaattaAATCCAATGTCAGAAAGTACAGTGAAGCACAGAGCTAATAAATTCAATGATCAAAGATGACAAAATCATCACATTATGGCATTTCACAACCATTTTAAACAGTAACTTTTTGTGTATCagttgcattgtgtataaaccacatgaaaaaaaaacttaagTAATATCGTGTttactgcccctgtgtattaacctcatagctgaagacattttgcaaaatcaatgtataaacagTGGCTTATAGTTGAGAAATGACGGTGTATTTTCAGTATGTATTCATTTCAGTGTAGTTGACCATAGACATGTGCAGTGAACGAAGCTAAATGAACATGTTTAAATGAAATTAGTTAAATTAGAGGAGTTAAAGTGGATTAGAGCAAGATATTAATCTGGCCAAAGAGGGACTGGAGTCATCTcagcagagaaaagaaagacagtggTGAGTAAAGTGGTGagtaaaaatatttaaaatgtgggttaaaacttcaaagaaaataaTGTTAGATAGGAAAGGGGAGAAAAAGTTTGTTAGACAGAATATAGTTTAGAGAGGTCTGCACTACTGGGAAGAGTGTTAGAATCTGGAGAAGAGTGCTGAACCAGTCAGAGGAGTGTTAGGCACGCAAatcttcaaatgtgtgtgtctgtgtgtgtgtgcatgtgtgtatgggattgtgtgtgtgtgtgtgtgtgtgtgtgtttgtgtgtgtgtgtttgtatctgtatgCGTGAGTgagagtacatgtgtgtgtgtgtgtgtgtgagtgtgtgtgtgtgtgtgtgtgtgtgtttgtgtgtgtgggagtgtgtgtgtgtgtgtgtgtgggagtgcatGTGTAACCTGTGTAAGTCAGGAGGGCCAGCAGTGCCCCCAGCAGGCCTCTGCGtcgtgaggagtgtgtgtggagtgtgtgagactCCAGGTGTTGGCTCCCTTTACAGTCGTCACCTACAgacagcgccacacacacagacaacacacacacacacacacacacacacacacacacacacatataacacaacaaaaacacaaacaaaaacaaaaaggtcTTCATGAACCAAGGCTGAACAGAacgaaaagaatgaaaaagcAAATTAATGATGTAAACCACTCCGAAAAAGTACGTGCCGATGGAACCGATCCAACAGAGTAGAACACAGTACATAATGTAGAACCAATCCAACACAGTAGAACTTAAGTGCATAATGTGGAACAGATTCAGAGACGGTGAAGGGGCAGAAAATGCAAATAAACCTGAAGACAAATAAAAGAGTGACATGACTGGACATGCAACATCAAGGAGAACAACACGGCTTTTGTCTGCCcatctgcccctgtgtgtgtgtgtgtgtgtgtgtgtgtgtgtgtgtgtgtgtgtgtgtgtgtgtgtgtgtgtgtgtgtgtgtgtgttctcattgcTGAGGCGCGCTGCTCTCTCCCGGAGTGTGACACAAGAGCTCATTGTTCTCTGCggccggtcggtcggtcggtcggtcagtCTGCTGGCCGCTTGTTCTGCTCCTTCTCTGGCGCACTCGTTTGTCACGGCCCTGTCACCAACGTCAACCCGTCGGCCCtcgacctcctctctctctgtgtgtgtgtgtgtgtgtgtgtgtgtgtgtgtgtggagaggcttAACCCCGTGGACAACAGCTCTGGCTGTTTTGGGACTCAGCAGCCTGTCAGGTCCAGCTCCTGctattgaggtgtgtgtgtgtgtgtgtgtgtgtgtgtgtgtgtgtgtgtgtgtgtgtgtgtgtgtgtgtgtgtgtgtgtgtgtgtgtgtgtttagccagTAGTCAGCCTGTCAGGTCTGGCTCCTGctattgaggtgtgtgtgtgtgtgtgtgtgtgtgtgtgtgtgtgtgtgtgtgtgtgtgtgtgtgtgtgtgtgtttagccagTTGTCAGCCTGTCAGGTCTGGCTCCTGCTATTGAGGTGCAGCTTTTTCTCACGCCGTCGGTCGAGTGGCCCGTCGCGGTCGCTAAGCTCCCAGAGCCCCAGTGCACTGACCCATCAGCATCagagggcaaacacacacacacacacacacacacacacacacacgcacacacacacacacacacaccaccctggaGCACACCCTGAGGCCAGAAACATACCAGGCAGAAGGGGCTAGGGGTCAGAGGGTGaaaagggcagtgtgtgtgtgtgtgtgtgtgtgtgtgtgtgtgtgtgtgtgtgtgtgtgtgtgtgtgtgtgtgtgagtgagtgagtgtgtgtgagtgacactcacacagagatccATTTAGGTTGAGATGACCATCACCCGTCACTAGGTCCTTCACGTTCATGCTGCCGCAGTAGCTGGAGtgagctgcaacacacacacacacacacacgtcatatctGCTATTCTGCTGAACGACCTTCTACCTCCTTACACAGAGGATGACAAatatgagagagggaagagagaggcgCAGGTCATTTGCCTGTCACCTCAGTGGATAGCCCTTTTGCATACAAGACCACACAATAGGCTGACCTGTGTGAACCATGAGGTGatggaaaacaaacagacacagagagaaggagagagagcaagagcgagaga
Encoded here:
- the LOC134077013 gene encoding SUN domain-containing protein 1-like isoform X4, producing the protein MTAAVMEQWHRRMNMDFSPLHTYTPPQCAPDNTGYTYSLSSSYSLAALEFEQEHHIAPVYDSPKMSRKSLRLHTATGLYGNDGLDDQSHNHSVSFSSSSASGSTRRTVRSRRQHQQQQQSSAELQTDSQTLTLTQTQTQSQRQTPMRRTLRSHSSYVLGQTETDASLSASLLDGSSLKEHATSTPKAWGTELETDLKAGRSVRTEHSSSSRVNGNAGVTHSHTTVANGYICRDCSLHGEHKEALTAYSSSGASSSSSSSSSAAALASAAAGGDAGLHLSSTATSIYSSKRSQKHRTGVLASVSGACVRQSRRAVTSVFTFITLLFHRLLGDSSAHTQQQGSSKAHSSYCGSMNVKDLVTGDGHLNLNGSLCDDCKGSQHLESHTLHTHSSRRRGLLGALLALLTYTGAGVLQVCRAIASAGASGTRKLLALLWLVVLAPGKAAKAVFWWLGAAWYQLVTLMSLLNVFFLTRCLPKLWKLLPFLLLLLLLLGLWYLGPSSLLGLLPAVNLTEWSSESLYSLLPSPSLSPAADPPVEQAPPLPPVSTPAPATPSVQQQSEAEARLLAALAADGERLSLLEGRVAALLQSVQQGEQRQEQQHGEALGRHRSLEEQLRSHTDRHTLGLWVSGLLEDKLSALRADLEQQANQRAESQEQYVVEQTAHKTRLAELEILLQALATKTEEVQHKQKDQEAEAAVPPPPPVSVGVGQEDHDALLQQVGRLEAELGRIRDDLQGVMGCRGRCEQLDTLKDTVSAQVSAQVSAEVRRELQALFYGGEAGAGAGAGADDAGLPESLLQWLSARFIRGDDLHASLAALEKSILGNVSLQLEQNRQPACAETVTQSVTHTALAAGMNEQDVHLIVQNALRLYSQDRTGKVDYALESGGGSILSTRCSETYETKTALMSLFGLPLWYFSQSPRVVIQPDVFPGNCWAFKGSQGYLVIRLSLSVLPSSFCLEHIPKALSPTGNISSAPRHFTVYGLEDEYQEEGKLLGDYTYEEDGESLQTFPVMEKNEQAFQIIEMRVLSNWGHPEYTCLYRFRVHGEPRPK
- the LOC134077013 gene encoding SUN domain-containing protein 1-like isoform X2; translated protein: MTAAVMEQWHRRMNMDFSPLHTYTPPQCAPDNTGYTYSLSSSYSLAALEFEQEHHIAPVYDSPKMSRKSLRLHTATGLYGNDGLDDQSHNHSVSFSSSSASGSTRRTVRSRRQHQQQQQSSAELQTDSQTLTLTQTQTQSQRQTPMRRTLRSHSSYVLGQTETDASLSASLLDGSSLKEHATSTPKAWGTELETDLKGRSVRTEHSSSSRVNGNAGVTHSHTTVANGYICRDCSLHGEHKEALTAYSSSGASSSSSSSSSAAALASAAAGGDAGLHLSSTATSIYSSKRSQKHRTGVLASVSGACVRQSRRAVTSVFTFITLLFHRLLGDSSAHTQQQGSSKGVLVSVSDTLWGAGAALWENVRVLKWRLQQRLFYRNPQPKAHSSYCGSMNVKDLVTGDGHLNLNGSLCDDCKGSQHLESHTLHTHSSRRRGLLGALLALLTYTGAGVLQVCRAIASAGASGTRKLLALLWLVVLAPGKAAKAVFWWLGAAWYQLVTLMSLLNVFFLTRCLPKLWKLLPFLLLLLLLLGLWYLGPSSLLGLLPAVNLTEWSSESLYSLLPSPSLSPAADPPVEQAPPLPPVSTPAPATPSVQQQSEAEARLLAALAADGERLSLLEGRVAALLQSVQQGEQRQEQQHGEALGRHRSLEEQLRSHTDRHTLGLWVSGLLEDKLSALRADLEQQANQRAESQEQYVVEQTAHKTRLAELEILLQALATKTEEVQHKQKDQEAEAAVPPPPPVSVGVGQEDHDALLQQVGRLEAELGRIRDDLQGVMGCRGRCEQLDTLKDTVSAQVSAQVSAEVRRELQALFYGGEAGAGAGAGADDAGLPESLLQWLSARFIRGDDLHASLAALEKSILGNVSLQLEQNRQPACAETVTQSVTHTALAAGMNEQDVHLIVQNALRLYSQDRTGKVDYALESGGGSILSTRCSETYETKTALMSLFGLPLWYFSQSPRVVIQPDVFPGNCWAFKGSQGYLVIRLSLSVLPSSFCLEHIPKALSPTGNISSAPRHFTVYGLEDEYQEEGKLLGDYTYEEDGESLQTFPVMEKNEQAFQIIEMRVLSNWGHPEYTCLYRFRVHGEPRPK
- the LOC134077013 gene encoding SUN domain-containing protein 1-like isoform X1 codes for the protein MTAAVMEQWHRRMNMDFSPLHTYTPPQCAPDNTGYTYSLSSSYSLAALEFEQEHHIAPVYDSPKMSRKSLRLHTATGLYGNDGLDDQSHNHSVSFSSSSASGSTRRTVRSRRQHQQQQQSSAELQTDSQTLTLTQTQTQSQRQTPMRRTLRSHSSYVLGQTETDASLSASLLDGSSLKEHATSTPKAWGTELETDLKAGRSVRTEHSSSSRVNGNAGVTHSHTTVANGYICRDCSLHGEHKEALTAYSSSGASSSSSSSSSAAALASAAAGGDAGLHLSSTATSIYSSKRSQKHRTGVLASVSGACVRQSRRAVTSVFTFITLLFHRLLGDSSAHTQQQGSSKGVLVSVSDTLWGAGAALWENVRVLKWRLQQRLFYRNPQPKAHSSYCGSMNVKDLVTGDGHLNLNGSLCDDCKGSQHLESHTLHTHSSRRRGLLGALLALLTYTGAGVLQVCRAIASAGASGTRKLLALLWLVVLAPGKAAKAVFWWLGAAWYQLVTLMSLLNVFFLTRCLPKLWKLLPFLLLLLLLLGLWYLGPSSLLGLLPAVNLTEWSSESLYSLLPSPSLSPAADPPVEQAPPLPPVSTPAPATPSVQQQSEAEARLLAALAADGERLSLLEGRVAALLQSVQQGEQRQEQQHGEALGRHRSLEEQLRSHTDRHTLGLWVSGLLEDKLSALRADLEQQANQRAESQEQYVVEQTAHKTRLAELEILLQALATKTEEVQHKQKDQEAEAAVPPPPPVSVGVGQEDHDALLQQVGRLEAELGRIRDDLQGVMGCRGRCEQLDTLKDTVSAQVSAQVSAEVRRELQALFYGGEAGAGAGAGADDAGLPESLLQWLSARFIRGDDLHASLAALEKSILGNVSLQLEQNRQPACAETVTQSVTHTALAAGMNEQDVHLIVQNALRLYSQDRTGKVDYALESGGGSILSTRCSETYETKTALMSLFGLPLWYFSQSPRVVIQPDVFPGNCWAFKGSQGYLVIRLSLSVLPSSFCLEHIPKALSPTGNISSAPRHFTVYGLEDEYQEEGKLLGDYTYEEDGESLQTFPVMEKNEQAFQIIEMRVLSNWGHPEYTCLYRFRVHGEPRPK